Proteins from a genomic interval of Salvelinus alpinus chromosome 7, SLU_Salpinus.1, whole genome shotgun sequence:
- the LOC139580927 gene encoding solute carrier family 35 member G1-like yields the protein MGDLKDSNSIDDRVLSAVHLRQGDIKVVFHKVGDDDDDEHTTERINLQSNSHDERGNEEARTRTVESSAKQRLCPPLCCRIGGRGDPISTDAGDTVATENKHCPGLGLFYGLLATVFFSIIALLVKTIDGVHAVEISAFRCFFQMLFVMPMLIYYKTGFLGPRDKRIYLVMRGLLGSNAMILLFYAVQQMPLADATVIMFSNPVFTALLAWIFLKEKCTIWDCVFTVFTLAGVIMIARPPFIFGARIEGIEGDYTNHLKGTIAAFGGALGAACTLVILRKMGKSVHYYLSVWYYAVIGFIECVITLFILGEWTIPFCGRDRWILMLIAILGIAGQTFLTKALQIEKAGPVALMRTVDVILAFIFQFFFFNRKPTMWSLGGACCVVVSTCGVALRKWYSNTHPRKSREPHIRQIFYSRNK from the exons ATGGGGGATTTGAAGGACAGTAATAGTATAGACGACAGAGTTCTATCGGCCGTTCACCTTAGACAGGGGGACATTAAAGTTGTATTTCACAAAGTTGGCGATGACGACGACGATGAACACACTACTGAGAGGATTAATTTACAAAGTAACAGTCATGATGAGCGGGGTAATGAAGAGGCAAGGACTAGAACAGTGGAAAGCAGTGCGAAGCAAAGATTATGTCCTCCCTTGTGTTGTAGAATTGGCGGCCGCGGGGATCCCATCTCAACGGACGCAGGAGACACAGTTGCCACAG aGAATAAACATTGTCCAGGACTGGGCCTGTTTTATGGCCTGCTGGCAACAGTATTCTTCTCCATTATAGCTCTTCTGGTGAAGACAATAGATGGAGTCCATGCTGTAGAAATCAGTGCTTTTCGCTGCTTCTTCCAGATGCTGTTTGTGATGCCTATGCTTATCTATTACAA GACTGGCTTCCTTGGACCAAGAGACAAGCGTATCTATTTGGTGATGAGAGGGTTATTGGGTTCCAACGCCATGATCCTATTGTTCTATGCAGTACAGCAGATGCCCCTGGCTGATGCAACAGTCATCATGTTCAGCAACCCAGTGTTCACCGCCTTGTTAGCCTGGATCTTCCTCAAAGAGAAATGCACAATCTGGGACTGTGTCTTCACTGTCTTCACTCTGGCCGGTGTCATAATGATAGCCAGGCCTCCCTTCATATTCGGTGCTCGTATAGAGGGAATAGAGGGAGACTACACCAATCATCTCAAGGGGACTATTGCAGCCTTCGGTGGAGCGTTAGGAGCAGCCTGCACTTTAGTTATACTCAGGAAAATGGGCAAAAGCGTCCACTACTATCTGTCTGTGTGGTACTATGCGGTCATTGGTTTCATTGAGTGTGTCATCACTTTGTTTATACTTGGTGAATGGACCATTCCATTCTGTGGGAGAGACAGGTGGATCCTTATGCTGATTGCAATCCTGGGTATTGCTGGCCAAACGTTTCTCACCAAAGCACTTCAGATTGAGAAGGCCGGCCCTGTGGCCTTGATGAGGACTGTTGACGTGATCCTGGCCTTTATTTTCCAGTTCTTTTTTTTCAACCGTAAGCCCACCATGTGGAGTCTCGGTGGGGCATGTTGTGTGGTCGTCAGTACCTGTGGTGTGGCTCTAAGGAAGTGGTACAGCAACACACACCCAAGAAAGAGCCGTGAACCACACATCAGACAAATATTTTATTCCAGGAATAAATGA
- the LOC139580928 gene encoding leucine-rich glioma-inactivated protein 1-like isoform X2: MGYGNKTLKECTVLLCVATILLLAESRRVKQPRCPASCTCTKDNALCENIRSVPHSFPPDVFSLSFLKSGFTQITGGSFLHSPALHLLSLAYNNLGTLPKDVFKGMDALVKVDLKGNNLECDCKLKWLVEWMHTTNAMVDQIHCSGPSLFQGKLINDLVPGSFDCITAEFASYQPLMFESISVESFTFGMDTFVVFAQPFTGTCSFLEWDHVETVFRTYDSIQSTSTVVCKPMVIDNQLFIFVAQLFGGSHIYKRDISANKFIKIQDIDILKIRKPNDIETFLIDGESFFVIADSSKAGYTTVYKWNGNGFYSHQSLHLWYRDTDVEYLEISGKPHLILASSSQRPVVYQWSKSLKQFDRRTDIPEMEDVFAVKHFKVKSELFICLTRFIGDSKVMRWDGAMFKEVQTMPSRGSMVFQPVSIGNWQYAILGSDYSLTQVYQWDLKRGQFVHFQDLNIQAPRAFSLVSIDNREFLLASSFRGKTQIYEHIMIDLSNN; this comes from the exons ATGGGATATGGAAACAAAACCCTGAAAGAATGCACGGTCTTGCTTTGCGTCGCCACCATCCTGCTTTTAGCGGAGAGCAGAAGAGTGAAGCAACCTAGATGCCCCGCATCTTGTACGTGCACCAAAGATAATGCATTGTGTGAAAATATAAGATCGGTCCCTCACAGCTTTCCACCTGATGTCTTTTCCTT ATCTTTTCTCAAATCAGGATTCACCCAAATCACTGGAGGAAGCTTCTTACACTCTCCAGCGCTACATCTTCT GAGCCTGGCCTATAATAACCTGGGTACATTACCCAAAGATGTTTTCAAGGGCATGGATGCTTTGGTTAAAGT GGATCTGAAAGGGAACAACCTGGAATGTGACTGCAAACTAAAGTGGCTGGTGGAGTGGATGCATACCACCAATGCGATGGTTGATCAGATCCACTGCAGTGGGCCATCGCTTTTCCAAGGGAAACTGATCAATGACCTTGTGCCCGGGTCTTTTGACTGCATAACTGCAG AGTTTGCCTCTTATCAGCCACTGATGTTTGAGTCCATTTCAGTGGAGTCCTTTACCTTTGGCATGGATACATTTGTTGTGTTTGCCCAGCCCTTTACTGGAACGTGCAGCTTCCTGGAATGGGATCACGTTGAAACTGTTTTCAGAACCTATGACAGCATTCAAA GTACATCCACTGTGGTATGCAAACCCATGGTGATTGATAATCAGCTGTTCATCTTCGTAGCCCAGCTCTTTGGTGGCTCTCACATTTACAAGCGGGACATCTCAGCCAACAAATTCATCAAAATCCAGGATATTGACATCCTAAAAATCAGGAAACCTAATGACATTGAGACTTTCCTCATAGACGGTGAGTCCTTCTTCGTGATCGCAGACAGCTCCAAGGCCGGTTATACCACAGTGTACAAGTGGAACGGCAATGGGTTCTACTCTCACCAGTCCCTCCATCTCTGGTACCGTGACACAGACGTGGAGTACCTAGAGATCTCTGGTAAGCCCCATCTGATCCTAGCCAGCAGTTCCCAGAGGCCTGTCGTCTACCAGTGGAGCAAGAGTCTGAAGCAGTTCGACAGGCGCACTGATATCCCCGAAATGGAGGATGTGTTTGCGGTCAAGCACTTCAAGGTGAAGAGTGAACTTTTCATCTGCCTGACGCGTTTTATTGGGGACTCCAAGGTGATGAGGTGGGACGGCGCCATGTTCAAAGAGGTACAGACAATGCCTTCGCGGGGCTCCATGGTGTTCCAGCCAGTCTCCATCGGCAACTGGCAGTACGCCATCCTCGGCAGCGACTACTCCCTGACGCAGGTCTATCAGTGGGATTTGAAGAGGGGCCAATTTGTTCACTTCCAGGACCTGAACATCCAGGCACCAAGGGCATTCTCTCTGGTGTCCATTGACAACAGAGAGTTTCTGCTGGCCTCCAGCTTTAGAGGGAAAACTCAGATATACGAGCACATAATGATTGACCTGAGTAATAATTAA
- the LOC139580928 gene encoding leucine-rich glioma-inactivated protein 1-like isoform X1 — protein MGYGNKTLKECTVLLCVATILLLAESRRVKQPRCPASCTCTKDNALCENIRSVPHSFPPDVFSLSFLKSGFTQITGGSFLHSPALHLLLFTANTFDSIDEDAFLGLPHLEYLFIENNKIASISQYAFRGLKAVIHLSLAYNNLGTLPKDVFKGMDALVKVDLKGNNLECDCKLKWLVEWMHTTNAMVDQIHCSGPSLFQGKLINDLVPGSFDCITAEFASYQPLMFESISVESFTFGMDTFVVFAQPFTGTCSFLEWDHVETVFRTYDSIQSTSTVVCKPMVIDNQLFIFVAQLFGGSHIYKRDISANKFIKIQDIDILKIRKPNDIETFLIDGESFFVIADSSKAGYTTVYKWNGNGFYSHQSLHLWYRDTDVEYLEISGKPHLILASSSQRPVVYQWSKSLKQFDRRTDIPEMEDVFAVKHFKVKSELFICLTRFIGDSKVMRWDGAMFKEVQTMPSRGSMVFQPVSIGNWQYAILGSDYSLTQVYQWDLKRGQFVHFQDLNIQAPRAFSLVSIDNREFLLASSFRGKTQIYEHIMIDLSNN, from the exons ATGGGATATGGAAACAAAACCCTGAAAGAATGCACGGTCTTGCTTTGCGTCGCCACCATCCTGCTTTTAGCGGAGAGCAGAAGAGTGAAGCAACCTAGATGCCCCGCATCTTGTACGTGCACCAAAGATAATGCATTGTGTGAAAATATAAGATCGGTCCCTCACAGCTTTCCACCTGATGTCTTTTCCTT ATCTTTTCTCAAATCAGGATTCACCCAAATCACTGGAGGAAGCTTCTTACACTCTCCAGCGCTACATCTTCT CCTATTCACTGCCAACACATTTGACTCAATTGATGAGGATGCATTCCTAGGTCTACCGCATCTGGAGTACCT GTTTATCGAAAACAACAAAATTGCATCAATATCACAATATGCATTCCGGGGCCTAAAAGCAGTTATACACCT GAGCCTGGCCTATAATAACCTGGGTACATTACCCAAAGATGTTTTCAAGGGCATGGATGCTTTGGTTAAAGT GGATCTGAAAGGGAACAACCTGGAATGTGACTGCAAACTAAAGTGGCTGGTGGAGTGGATGCATACCACCAATGCGATGGTTGATCAGATCCACTGCAGTGGGCCATCGCTTTTCCAAGGGAAACTGATCAATGACCTTGTGCCCGGGTCTTTTGACTGCATAACTGCAG AGTTTGCCTCTTATCAGCCACTGATGTTTGAGTCCATTTCAGTGGAGTCCTTTACCTTTGGCATGGATACATTTGTTGTGTTTGCCCAGCCCTTTACTGGAACGTGCAGCTTCCTGGAATGGGATCACGTTGAAACTGTTTTCAGAACCTATGACAGCATTCAAA GTACATCCACTGTGGTATGCAAACCCATGGTGATTGATAATCAGCTGTTCATCTTCGTAGCCCAGCTCTTTGGTGGCTCTCACATTTACAAGCGGGACATCTCAGCCAACAAATTCATCAAAATCCAGGATATTGACATCCTAAAAATCAGGAAACCTAATGACATTGAGACTTTCCTCATAGACGGTGAGTCCTTCTTCGTGATCGCAGACAGCTCCAAGGCCGGTTATACCACAGTGTACAAGTGGAACGGCAATGGGTTCTACTCTCACCAGTCCCTCCATCTCTGGTACCGTGACACAGACGTGGAGTACCTAGAGATCTCTGGTAAGCCCCATCTGATCCTAGCCAGCAGTTCCCAGAGGCCTGTCGTCTACCAGTGGAGCAAGAGTCTGAAGCAGTTCGACAGGCGCACTGATATCCCCGAAATGGAGGATGTGTTTGCGGTCAAGCACTTCAAGGTGAAGAGTGAACTTTTCATCTGCCTGACGCGTTTTATTGGGGACTCCAAGGTGATGAGGTGGGACGGCGCCATGTTCAAAGAGGTACAGACAATGCCTTCGCGGGGCTCCATGGTGTTCCAGCCAGTCTCCATCGGCAACTGGCAGTACGCCATCCTCGGCAGCGACTACTCCCTGACGCAGGTCTATCAGTGGGATTTGAAGAGGGGCCAATTTGTTCACTTCCAGGACCTGAACATCCAGGCACCAAGGGCATTCTCTCTGGTGTCCATTGACAACAGAGAGTTTCTGCTGGCCTCCAGCTTTAGAGGGAAAACTCAGATATACGAGCACATAATGATTGACCTGAGTAATAATTAA